The following DNA comes from Streptomyces pristinaespiralis.
TCCCGGGTCCGCTCCGCCGAAGTGCCAGAACACCGAAGGCACCCCCATGGCCGAGCCGAACGCGCCGAAGTCCTCGCTGCCCATGATCGGCTGAGGCAGCGTCCAGACCTGCTCCTTCCCGAGCACCGATCCGAGTCCCGCGACCGCCGTGGCGGTGGCGTCCGGGTCGTTGAGGGTGAGCGGGAAGCTGTTGAGGGAGGTGAACTCGGGCTCCTTCGGCGTGTCGGCCGCGAGGGCCTCCGCCCGTACGATCCGCTCGACGGCCGCGAGTACCCGGGTGCGGACGGCGGGGTCGGAACTGCGGATGTTGATCTTCATTTCCGCGGTGTCCGGGATGATGTTCTCCTTGGTCCCGCTGTGCAGGGACCCCACGGTGACGACGGCGGCCTGGTTCGCCCCCACTTCGCGGGAGACCACCGTCTGGAGACGCATCACGACCGCCGCGGCCATCACGACCGGATCGACGGTGTTCTCCGGTGCCGACCCGTGGCCGCCCCGGCCGAAGAGCCGTACGGCGAAGCTGTCGGAGGCGCTCATGACCGCGCCCGGTCTGGTCGCGGCGGTTCCGGCGGGAATGGGCCCGACGTGCTGTGCGAGGCACACGTCCGGGCGCGGGAAGCGTTCCGCGAACCCGTCGTCGATCATGGCCTGCGCCCCGCTGACCTCCTCGGCCGGCTGGAAGACGGCGACGACGGTGCCCCGCCAGGCGTCCCGGTCGGCGGCCAGCAGAGCCGTCGCGCCGAGCAGACAGGTGACGTGCATGTCGTGCCCGCAGGCGTGCATGACGGGCACTTCGTTGCCGTCGGCGTCGACCCCGGTGCGCGTGGAGGCGTAGGGCAGGCCCGTCGCCTCCAGCACGGGCAGGCCGTCCATGTCCGCCCGGAGCAGGACGACGGGCCCGTCCGACACTCTGAGCACGCCGACCACGCCGGTACCGCCGACGCCCTCCGTCACGTCCCAGCCCTGCTCCCGCAGCCACCGGGCGACGATGCCCGCCGTGCGCACCTCCTGGAAGGACAGCTCAGGATGGGCGTGGAGGTCCTGGTAGAGCTCGCGCAGCGCGGGGAGTCGTGCGTCCAGTCCGGCGAAGACAGATGGTGTCCCGGTCACGGGTGCGTCCTTTCCACGGCGGGTCGTCAGACGTACGCACCCACTGTCTCAGCCGGCGGCGTCCTGCCGGGGTGGGGCGGGCGACTCCTTGATGAACCGGCGCAGTTCGGCGCACAGGGCCCCGGGGTTGTCGAGCTGGACGAGGGTGCGGGCGTCCGGGATCTCGACGTACTCGCCGCGTGGCAGCAGGTCCGCGAGCCGGCGGCCGGTCGCGTGCGGCATCATGCGGTCCTTCGCTCCCCACGCGACGAGCGCGGGCCCGCGGAAGCCGCGCAGGCGCTCGGCCGCCCGCAGGTAGGTGTCCTTCCGCGTGCTGTGGAGGAAGGCTGCGAAGTCCCGCCGGATCCTCTTGTCGGTGAGCAGGGGCCCGTACCAGCGGCGGACGAGCCCGTACGGGATCGGGTGCTCCGCCATGCCGCCGAGCGAGTTGGGCAGCCGGACCAGGAGAGGCACCCGGAAGGTCTGGAGCAGCAGGAAGATGCCGCCGGGGACCCGGCTCAGGACCTGAAGCATCCTGCCCTGCACGCCGGGCGGGTAGTTCTCCAGCGCCTCGCAGGAGGTGAGGACCAGCCGGTGGACGCGCTCGTCGCGTACCCCGACGAGCAGCTGGGCCGTACCGGCGTCGTTCTGGACCAGGGTGACGTCCCGCAGGTCGAGCCGTTCGAGGAACTCGGCCAGCAGGTCCGCCACGCCCTGTGCCGACAGATCGGCGTCCGGGCGCATCGGCCGTCGGTGGCTCCCCATCGGCAGGACGGGGACCACGACCCGGAAGTCGGCGCGAAGGCCGTCCACGACGGCGTGCCACACCGACTCGTCGAAGCCCAGTCCGTGCAGCAGCACCACGGTCTCGCCGCTTCCGCCGGTGTCCGTGTACTCGACGGTCCCGGCGCTCAGCTCGATCGCGCGCACCGGGCTCAACTCGATCTCATGCATCGGCATCCCCTATTGGATCGATCGATCTAGTGAGAGAATAGCCGAGATGAGAACGACAGGCGACACACGAGCGCGCATCCTGGACGCCGCCACCGAACTCTTCCGGCGGCAGGGCTACGCGGCCACGGGCATGAAACAGATCCTCACGACGGCCGGGGCGACCTACGGGTCCGCCTACCACTTCTATCCCGGCGGCAAGACCCAGCTCGGCGAGGACGTGGTCCGCACCTCGGGCGCCGCCTATCTGGCGCTGATCGGCGAGCTGTTCCAGGACCGGGCCGCCGACCCGGCGGAGACGACCGCCCGGGCGTTCACCGGGGCGGCGCAGACACTGCTCGACCTGGATTACGCGGACCCCTGCCCCATCGCCACCATCGCCCTGGAGGTCGCCGGGACCAACGAGGCCCTGCGGGTGGCCACCGCGGAGGTGTTCGATTCCTGGACCGACGCCCTCGCCGCCTTCTACGGCTCCTTCGGCATCGCCGAGTCCCGCGCCACGGCACGGTCGGTGATCGCACTGCTCGAAGGCGCCTTCATGCTCGGCCGCGCCGCGCGCTCCACGGCCCCGGTCCTCGACGCCGCCCCCGCGGCGGCCGCGATCGTCCGTGCCGCCGCCGGCCGGTCCCCCCTCTCCGGCCGCACCGAAGGGGAGACTTTGTGATCGTCGTCGCCGGTGAGGCGCTGATCGACCTCGTGCCGCAGACCGGCGGTGAGCTGCCTGCTCCCCTGCTGCCCGCCCGCGGCGGCGGCCCCTACAACACCGCCGTCGCGCTCGGCCGGCTCGGCGCCGACGTCTCCTTCTGCTCCCGGATCTCCACCGACGCCTTCGGCGAGTCGCTCATCGGGCGCCTGCGCGAGGAGGGAGTGGACACCGCACTCGTGCAGCGTGGCCCCGAGCCCACCACGCTGGCCGTCGCGGCGATCGGCCCCGGCGGCTCCGCGGCCTACACCTTCTACGTCGAGGGCACCGCGGACCGGCTCTTCACGGTGCCGCCCGAGCTGCCGGCCGCCACGCGCGCCCTGTCGCTCGGCACCTGCGCACTGGTACTCGAACCGGGCGCGAGCGCGTACGAGGAGCTGATGCGACGGGAGGCGGCGCGCGGCGTCTTCATCGCGCTCGACCCGAACATCCGGCCCGGCCTCATCCCGGACGCGGACGCCTACCGGGCGCGGTTCAGGAGCTGGCTCCCGCACGTGTCGATGCTCAAGCTGAGCGAGGAGGACGCCGACTGGCTGGGGAACGACGTCGGCACCTGGCTCGCCGCGGGGCCCGCGGCGGTGGTGCTCACCCATGGCGGGGACGGGCTCACGGTCCTCACCCGGGAAGGCGACCGGCTCTCCGTCCCCGGCGAGCGGGTCCGTGTCGTGGACACCATCGGGGCGGGCGACACGGTGAACGCGGCGCTCCTGCACGCCCTGTCCGAGCGGGACCTGCTGTCGCCCGGTGCCCTCGGTCAGCTGCCGCCTGCCCGCTGGCGCGAGGTGCTGGGATTCGCGGCCAGGGCCGCGGCGCTCACCTGCACGAAGGCCGGCGCCGAACCTCCCTACGCCCACGAACTGCGGGACGACGGCGACGGGCCTGCCGCGGGAGGCTCGTGACGGTCCGGCAGCTCCGAAAAACGGCTGCAGGCAGCTCGCCGAACGCCTCAACCGGCGCGAAACCCGGCCGTCGCGGAGCCAAGCTTGTCGGATGAGCTGATTGACCGGTCACCAATTGAATTCTGAACACAGCACGCGAATTACGCTGAGCGACTCTCACGCCTCGGGTGTACGTTCGAAGTAGTTCCATTTCGGCATGCCGACCGCCGAGCCTCGGAGGTCTGAAATGGCAGACACACTTCCCAACCCGGCAAGCGACGACACGACCCGATTCGAAGCCGCGCCCGACCCGGACGGCACATTGATCCCGGTGCCGTCACAGGCGCCGCAGGGCAAGCCGATTCGAGACGATGCACGGATCACGGTCAGTCCACGTCAGGAGCGCGGCTACTACGTACAGATCTACAACGGTCCGCCCGACCCGCCGAGTGAGGTCGAAGAATCCCTCAGCGAGTTCCTCTCGGACCTCCTCACGGAGACCGGTCAGAAAGCAATAGAGGACGCGCTCTTCGTGGGGGCACCTGCGGTTCTGGAATTCCTCGCTTCGGCCGCAGGCGTGTTGGCGTCCGTTCTCACCACCTCGCCCTTGCTGCACGAACAATTCTTCAGGGGTGTCATGGATGACGGGACGGCCGTCACTTATGTGGTGCTCACCCCCAAGGATTAGGCGATCTCCGCTCCAGGATCACGCGGAAGGGCCGCCGGACCGGCCGATGGCGTGATCCGCCGGCTCCCCGGCCGGGGCCCTTGTTCGCGGGCCCCGGCCGCGCGCTGGTGTACGCGCACGATGGGGGCCGAGCCGGGCTGTTGGTGGTGAGGAGGCAGCAGGCGGGTTCGACGCCGCTTCACGGATGTCCCTGATCGGACCCGCTCGCTGCGCCGTCGCGTGGTCGCCGCCTTACGCTCAGGGCTTGCGACGCCGTCGGACGCACACGGCCCCTCAGGCGCAGGACGCCCCGCTCCATGCGCTGCGGCAGCTCCGGGCAGAGCCGAAGGCCCCTACGGAACTTCCCGCCGGTGGCCCAACCCCAGGGTGTCCGGCGCCTTGTGGACGCGCCGGAGCGGGGTACCCGCGTTAGGGTCGCCGATGAGGCGCGGCAGCCACGCCCGTGGGGGGATCCTTCGCAGCAAGCGAGAGAGGACGCCAGGACATGGCACACGGCGGGAACGTCATCCAGGAACTGACGGCCGACCACCGAGAGGTCGACCAGATGTTCGCCGAGATCGAGGCCCAGGCCGCCGGAGACCCGCGGCGCCGGGAGCTGGCGGACGAACTGACCAAGGAACTCGTCCGGCACTCCGTCGCCGAGGAGGAGTACCTCTATCCCGCGGTCCGCCGCTTCGTCGACGACGGCGACGACCTGGCGGACGAGGAGATCTCCGACCACGCCCAGGTCGAACGCATGCTCAAGGAGCTCGAGGGCTGCAAGGCCGACGATCCCCGGTTCGACACCCTGATCACCCAGCTGAAGTCCGCCGTCACCTCGCACGTCGCCGACGAGGAGAAGCGGCTGTTCCCCCTGCTCGCCGAGTCGTGCAGCGCGGACCTGCTGATGGAGCTGGGCGACAAGGTGCGCACCGCCAAGCAGAGCGCCCCGACCCGCCCGCACCCCTCCACCCCGCACACCGCCCAGGCCAACAAGCTGCTCGCCCCCGGCATGGGCATGGTGGACCGGGTCCGCGATCTCCTCACCGGGCGCGCCACCGGCTAGGCGCCCGGCCCGTGCCACGCGCCCGTACCGCCCGCACCCGCATACCCGACCGCACCGCGTACCCGGCCAGTCCCGGGTACGCGGTGCAGCTCGTTCAGACCTGGACGCCCGGAACGCCGTCCTCCACGACCACGCTGGCGCGGGTCGAGACGGGAGCGCCCGGCCTGGTCACGTACGGCAGGACGCGGAAGTCACTGGTCCAGCGCCCGGGTTCGACCCGCACCCGCACGTAGCCACGCTGGCCGTTGAAGAACTTCATGTGCGGGTTGGCCGCGAGGAACTTGGTGCCCTCTGCCGTCATGTCGGCGCCGTCGCCGCCGCTGGTGACGGACGTTCCGACGAACTCACTGCCCACGGTCGCCGACCCGGGGTCCTCGTAGTCGCGCTTGAGGTCCCACGCGTAGTTCTGGTGGCGGTCGCCGGTGATCACGACGAGATTGCGCACGCCCCGGCCGTCCGCCTCGGCGAGAAGGCGGTTCCGCTCCGCGACGTAGCCGTCCCAGGGATCCATCCACACCGTCGTGCCCGGTCCCGGGTCGTGGTCGGTCTGGCCCATCGGCGCCTGGTTGCCCAGCACCTGCCAGCGGGCGGCGGACCGGCTGAAACCGTTCAGCACCCACTCGCGCTGACGGTCGCCGAGCAGGCTGCGGTCCGGGGCGAACCGGTCGGCGCAGTCGGCGGAGAGGCCGTCGCCGCAGGGCTGGTCGTCGCGGTACTGCCGGGTGTCGAGCATCGTGAAGTCGGCGAGCCTGCCGTAGGAGAGCCTGCGGTACATCTGCACGTCGGGGCCCTGCGGCAACTGGGCGCGGCGCAGCGGCGCGTGCTCGTACAGGGCCTGGAACGCGGCCGCTCTGCGCTGTGTGAACGCCTGCGGGTCCTGGTCCTTCTCGGGTATGCCGTCGGCCCAGTTGTTCTCGACCTCGTGGTCGTCGAAGGTCATGATCCACGGGAAGCGGGCGTGCGCCTGCTGCAGCGGGGCCTCGGACTTGTAGAGACCGTACTGGAGGCGGTAGCGGGCGAGGTCGACGGTCTCCGTGTGGAACCTGGCGTCGGTGACCACCCCGCGCTTGTTGGACTTGACGCCGTATTCGTAGAGGTAGTCGCCGAGATGCACCACCAGGTCGAGGTCCTCCTGCGCCAGGTGCTCGTAGGCGGTGAAGTAGCCGTCCTGCCAGGCCTGGCAGGACGCGAAGGCGAACTTCAGGTCCTTGGGGGTGCTCCACGCCGGCGGGGTGGTCCTGGTGCGGCCCACGGGCGAGACGTACGAGCCGGCACGGAAGCGGTAGTAGTACTCACGGTCGGGCCGGAGCCCGTGTATCTCGGGGTGGACCGAGTGCGCCAGTTCCGGTGTGGCGACGACGCTGCCGCTGCGGACGATGCGCCGGAACCGCTCGTCGTGGGCCAGTTCGTAGTGCACGCGGACCGGCCGGCCGGGCATGCCGCCCTTCCCGTCCTCGGCGAACGGGTCGGGGGCCAGCCGCGTCCACAGCACCACGCCGTCGGGCCACGGCTCGCCGGACGCGACGCCGAGGGAGAAGGGATCGTCCTTCATGACCGGCGAGGCGAACGCGGAGCCGGAGCCCCACTCGCCGGTGCCGAGCATCAGTACGGCGGCGCCTGCGCCGCCGAAGCCGAGCAACTGCCGCCGGGAAACGGGACGTGCGCCCACAAGGTCCTCCTTGGCTGTCCGGTACGAACCGCCGGGAAGTCTTCAGTGGGCCGGTGTCACGCGGCCGCCCGCGTGGTGGCCGGTTCCCCAGAATTACGTGAACACGACACCCATCGGGGCCGTTGCCGTCCATCCCGCCTGCGGCCGGGCCGGGGCCGGGAGCGGCCCGGCCCCGGCCCCGACGGCCGCTCAGTGCGCGGCGGCCGGCTCTCCGACGAGGCGGTGCGTCAGTTCCATGAGGCGCCTGCGGGCGTCGGCGTCGTAAGCCTGCTCGTGGGCGCGGGAGTCGGTGAAGCGGTCGAAGTAACGGCCCGTCACGCCGGCCACGTCCGGGTCGGTGACCAGTCGCACGGTCGGCCTGACGCCTTCCTCGATGCCGATGACGGGGGTGAGGCCGTAGTCCCGCACCCCTTGGGTGTCCATCAGGTGCGCCGGGTGCAGGGCGTTGACGGTGACACCCGTGCCGGCGAGTTCCCCGCCCAGCTCGAAGGTGGCCATGATCAGTGCCAGCTTGCTGCGGCAGTAGGCGCGCAGCCCCTCGTAGTCCCGCTCCAGCATGATGTCGTCGAAGTCGATGCGTTCCTGTCCGACCGAGGCGACATTGACCACGCGGGCGGGCGCGGAGGACATCAGCAGGGGCAGCAGACCACGGACGAGGGCGTACGGCGCCAGGTGGTTGACGGCGAAACGCAACTCGTGGCCCTGGGCGCTCAGTTCCCGCCGCAGCGGTTCGGTGCCGCCCCCGGCGACGGCGTTGTTCACCAGCGCGTCGAGGTGCGGCTCCGCGGCCAGGATCCGCTCGGCCATCGCGCGCACCTGGCGGAGGTCCGCCAGGTCGGCGAGGTAGGTGCGCACGGTGGCCCCGGGTGCGGTTGCCCGGACCTCGGCCGCCACCGCGTCGAGGCGCACCCGGTCACGGCCGTGGAGCAGCACGGTTCCGCCGCGGCGTGCGAGGTCGAGCGCGATCCCGCGGCCCAGGCCCTGGGTCGCGCCGGTGATCAAAGTGGTGGGTCGGTTCATGCCGGTCATCCTCACGGGCGGGCGACCGGGCAGGGAGTGTGTGCCGAGCCTGGTGTCAGCACCACCAGCCACGGGCCCTATCACCGCCAGGTGCCGCGGTGCCTGAACGACCCGTGTGCACAGGCACCGTCGTGTCAGCCGTTCAGCGGCCGGTCGTCCATGTGAGCTCCGTAGTAGTCCGTCTGGCGGGCCATCAGGGTGCGCATCCCGGTCCCCCGCGGAAGCCCGTAGACGGTGCCCGGGAAGTCGAGATCCCGCTGCTTGTCCCACAGCTCGTCGTGCCGGTCCGGGGAGAACAGCTCGGCCGGGTCTCCGGCGGCGATCCACCCGATCGGGACGACCGTCCCCGGCGCCAGCCGGGAGTTGACGTGCAGCACGCTGTTGATCCGCAGCTCGGAGCGGGCCCCGGCCACCGCGCCGGGGAAGAGCGAGGCACCCGTCGCCACGAAGACCTCGTCCTCGACGGTCGCACCGTTGACATGTGTGTGCGGACCGATGAGCACCGCGTCCCCCAGCACCGCGGGATGCCCCGCCCGGCCGCGGACCAGTGAGTGCTCCATCACCACCACGTCCGCTCCCGTGCGCACTTCGCCGTCCTCCGCGGTGAGGACCGCGCCGTGCAGCACACGCGCCCGCTCCCCCAGGACGACGGCTCCGCACAGGACGGCCGAGGGAGCCACATAGGCGGACGGGGGAACCACGGGGCTCCTGCCGCGATGTTCGATCAGCATGTCCCAGAGACTAGGGCCTCTCGTTCGGATCAGGCCGGTCCCCCGGGGTCGGGCCTTGCCCTGCTGAGCGGGAGAGTCGATACCCGCCGTCATGGCACTAGGAACCTTCAGGCGCCGGGGCTACCCTCCGGCGCATGATTTCCACGGTGGTCTGGGGAACGGGCAACGCGGGCCGTGCGGCGATCCGTGCCGTGGCGGCCCATCCCGCGCTGGCTCTCACCGCCGTCATCGTCCACAATCCCGACAAGGTGGGCCGTGACGCGGGTGAACTGGGCGGTCTCGGCCACCGGCTGGGGATCGCGGCGACCGACGACACCGAAGCGGTGCTGGCCGCCGGTCCGCGGGCGGTGGTGTACGCGGCGACGGGCGACGTCCGCCCCGACGAGGCGCTGTCCGACGTCGTCCGGGCGATCAGGGCGGGAGCCGTCGTCGTCACCCCGTCGATGTACGCCCTCTACGACCACCGGAGCGCCCCGGCGGAGCTGCGGGACCCGGTGCTGGCCGCCGTCGAGGCGGGCGGCGGCTCGCTGTTCGTCTCCGGCGTCGATCCGGGCTGGGGCAACGACGTGCTGCCGCTGCTGATCAGCGGACTCGGCACCACCGTGGACGTGATCCGCTGCCAGGAGATCTTCGACTACTCCACCTACGACCAGCCCGACTCGGTCCGGTACCTGATCGGCATGGGGATGCCGATGGACTACCTGCCACCGATGCTCGCGCCGACGGTGCCGACCATGGTGTGGGGCGGGCAGATACGGCTGATGGCGAGGGCCCTCGGCGTCGAACTCGAAGAGATACGCGAGACCTTGGAGCGCCGCCCCCTGGGCGCCACGGTGAGCACCAGGACGATGGGCGACTTCGAGGCGGGCACCCAGGGCGCGGTGCGTTTCGAGGTGCAGGGAGTCGTCGAAGGCGAGCCCCGCATCGTCGTCGAGCACATCACCCGCATCCATCCGTCCTGCGCGCCCGGCTGGCCGGTGCCGCCCGACGGTGCGGGAGCCCATCGGGTGATCATCGAGGGCCGTCCGCGGATCGAGGTCACGGTCGAGGCCACCGACGAGGACGAGAACCGGTCCGCAGGGGGCAACGCCACCGCCGTGGGCCGGCTGGTGGGCGCCATCGACTGGCTCGCGGACGCTCCGCCGGGCCTCTACGACGCGCTCGACGTACCGCTGCGGCCCGCGGTCGGCAGACTGGGAAGGAGACGACGATGAACATCGACATCCCCGAGGGCAGGAACCCGATCGAGTACGTGTGGGGGGAGATGGTCCCCGGGATCGGGACGGCCGCCTCCGCGTTCTCCCTGGCGGTGTACGCGCACACCACCCTGGGCCTGCGGGAGTTCGAGGCCGCGCGGCTGCGGATCGCGCAGATCAACGGCTGTTCCTTCTGCCTGGACTGGCGCACCGAGCGCGACGGTCGCACCGTCGAGGACGGCTTCGCCGACGCGGTGACGGGCTGGCGCACCACGGAGGCCTTCGACGACCGCACCAGGCTGGCCGCCGAGTACGCGGAGCGGTACGCCACCGACCACCACGGCCTCGACGACGAGTTCTGGCGCCGGATGACCGCGCACTACAGCCAGACGGAGATCGTGGAGCTGAGCATGAGCATCGGATCGTGGCTGGCGTTCGGCCGGCTCAACCATGTGCTGGGGCTGGACACCGTGTGCGTGCTCCCCGGTCACTGAGCCGGCCGAGGCCGGGCCGGTCGCACCGGCCGGCACCGTCACAGGTCCGTGGCGATGATCTTCTCGATGTTGCGTTCGGCGAGCGCCGTGATCGTGACGAACGGGTTGACGCTGGTGTTGCCGGGGATCAGTGAGCCGTCGATGACGTACAGGCCCGGATGGCCGTGCAGGCGGCCGTAGTTGTCCGTCGCCCGGTTCAGTACGGCGCCGCCCAGCGGGTGGTACGTGAGGTGGTCGCCCCAGATCTTGTACGCGCCGAAGAGGTCGGTCCGGTAGATCGTCCCCTCCTTCGCGTTGATCCTGTCGAAGATCGTCCTTGCGGCGTCGATGGACGGCTGCTTCCACGCGGTCCGCCAGTCGAGGACGACCTTTCCGGCGGCCGCGTCCCAGGAGAACGCGGCGCGGTGCGGGTTCCTGGTGATGGACAGGTAGAACGAGGCGTAGGTCTCGATCCCGGTGGGCAGGGGCGCGACCTCGGCGAACGCGCCGCCGGCCTGCCAGTTGTCGATGCCCGCGGTGGGCATCGACGCCTGGAGTCTGCCGGTCGCGTCCCACATGTGGTTGGCGCGGCCGCACATGACGTTGCCGTTGTCGCCCCAGCCCTTTCCGATCTCGCCGTTGAGGCCGGGCAGTACGCCGGTGGCCTTCAGCCGGGTGAGCAGTTTGCTGGTGCCGACACTGCCTGCCGCGAAGAACACCCTGTCCGCGGTGACGGCCTTGACCGCGGTGACGTCGCCGCCGGTGTTCAGCTGTTCCATGACGACCGTGTAGCCGCCACCGCCGGCCGGCGCGACCGAGGTGACCTTGTGCAGCGGCGAGATGACGACTCTGCCCGTCGCCGCGGCTCGGGCGAGGTAGGTCTTCGGCAGCGACTTCTTCCCGTGGTTGTTGCCGAAGAGGACCTCGCCCTCCAGGGCGGACGCGGGCACCGTTCCCGCGGCCTCCTGTTCCAGGTAGTCCCAGTCGTACACGCCCGGCACCAGGACGAACGGGAAGCCGGAACGTTCGGCGTGCTTCCTGCCGACCCTTGCGTACTGGTAGCAGGCGGCGGACTCCCACCAGCCCTGGTCGACGACGCCCACGCCCAGCGCGGCGTTGGCGCGCGGGTAGTAGATGCCGTACATCTCGTCGGCGTTCACCGACGGGAGGACGGCTCCGAAGTTCTCGCGTCGTGGCGTCACGGCCATGCCGCCGTTCACCAGGGAGCCGCCGCCGACGCCGCGGCCCTGGTAGACGGTGATGCCGCCGAACTCCTCCGCGTCGAGGATTCCGGTGTAGCGGGGGACGTCCTTGTCGAGCGGGAAGCCGAGGAAGTCGCTCAGCGGCTGTTTGGTCCTGGTGCGCAGCCAGAAGGAACGGTGGTCGGGCCGCGTGGTGTTGGCGAAGACCTTGCCGTCCGGTCCCGGGGTGTCCCAGGACATCCCCATCTCGATCATGTGGACGTCGACGCCCGCCCGGGCCAGGCGCAGGG
Coding sequences within:
- a CDS encoding GMC oxidoreductase, with protein sequence MNAAPLPRPSGRDPSRRQLLAGTGSILGAVILAGHGPAAARAKAAPAAAIPDGAHVPALVIGTGYGGSVAALRLARAGVDVHMIEMGMSWDTPGPDGKVFANTTRPDHRSFWLRTRTKQPLSDFLGFPLDKDVPRYTGILDAEEFGGITVYQGRGVGGGSLVNGGMAVTPRRENFGAVLPSVNADEMYGIYYPRANAALGVGVVDQGWWESAACYQYARVGRKHAERSGFPFVLVPGVYDWDYLEQEAAGTVPASALEGEVLFGNNHGKKSLPKTYLARAAATGRVVISPLHKVTSVAPAGGGGYTVVMEQLNTGGDVTAVKAVTADRVFFAAGSVGTSKLLTRLKATGVLPGLNGEIGKGWGDNGNVMCGRANHMWDATGRLQASMPTAGIDNWQAGGAFAEVAPLPTGIETYASFYLSITRNPHRAAFSWDAAAGKVVLDWRTAWKQPSIDAARTIFDRINAKEGTIYRTDLFGAYKIWGDHLTYHPLGGAVLNRATDNYGRLHGHPGLYVIDGSLIPGNTSVNPFVTITALAERNIEKIIATDL